A genome region from Crossiella equi includes the following:
- a CDS encoding restriction endonuclease subunit S, translated as MTPLPPIPDSWTWSPLGEIADVVGGVTKDTKKQSDPKLPLVPYLRVANVQRGRIDVTSVAEIRVPEATVHRLQLQPGDVLLNEGGDRDKLGRGWVWEGQIPNCIHQNHVFRARIRNKILHPKLLAWFTNECAKGWFEKHGKQTTNLASISLSMIKQLPVPIPPVAEQKRLLNLLEDHLSRLDSVLATCTVTTLRLARLRQAELNAKFGLRDDDSIALGDLLVGIQAGRSVGGSAPPAGENEWGIVKVSAMTWGEFRPQENKSIPESLVNPNFEIMPGDLLVSRANTSEYVGAPVLVGEVRRRLLLSDKSLRLVPRNDVDPEWLWRALQAPSARRQISAAATGTKDSMRNISQKLLMGIRLPRVEPDAQRWLAKAYAERDSELKRIERAAKAGTLRVETLRRAVLNAAYSGELNDKIEELAGV; from the coding sequence TCCAAAACTCCCTCTCGTGCCGTACTTGCGTGTCGCCAATGTCCAACGTGGTCGTATTGACGTCACATCGGTGGCTGAAATCCGCGTGCCCGAGGCTACTGTCCACCGCCTTCAACTCCAGCCTGGCGACGTCTTGCTGAACGAAGGCGGAGACCGAGACAAGTTGGGTCGAGGATGGGTGTGGGAGGGGCAGATCCCGAACTGCATCCATCAGAACCACGTTTTTCGGGCGCGAATCCGCAACAAGATACTGCACCCAAAGCTGCTCGCCTGGTTCACCAACGAGTGCGCAAAGGGCTGGTTTGAGAAGCACGGCAAGCAAACGACTAACCTGGCGTCAATAAGCCTGTCGATGATCAAGCAGCTCCCGGTACCAATTCCGCCTGTGGCGGAACAAAAACGGCTGCTAAATCTACTTGAGGACCATCTCTCCCGGCTCGATTCGGTACTGGCCACCTGCACTGTCACAACCCTACGTCTTGCCCGGCTGCGACAGGCAGAACTTAACGCGAAGTTCGGTCTGAGAGACGACGACTCCATCGCGCTCGGTGATCTTCTGGTGGGGATTCAAGCCGGGCGGTCTGTGGGCGGCTCTGCCCCACCCGCCGGGGAGAACGAGTGGGGAATCGTCAAGGTCAGTGCTATGACGTGGGGCGAGTTCCGCCCACAGGAGAACAAGTCTATCCCCGAGTCGCTGGTGAACCCGAACTTCGAGATCATGCCCGGTGACCTACTCGTCAGCCGCGCCAACACGAGTGAGTATGTGGGGGCGCCGGTCCTTGTAGGCGAGGTGCGCCGCCGTCTCCTCCTCAGCGACAAGAGCCTGCGGCTTGTGCCGAGAAATGATGTCGATCCCGAGTGGCTCTGGAGGGCACTCCAAGCTCCAAGCGCGAGGCGTCAAATCTCGGCGGCGGCCACGGGCACCAAAGACTCGATGCGGAACATCTCACAAAAGTTGCTGATGGGCATTCGATTGCCGAGAGTTGAACCAGACGCCCAGCGCTGGCTGGCGAAGGCATACGCCGAGCGTGACTCGGAGCTCAAACGTATCGAACGAGCTGCAAAGGCCGGAACTTTGCGCGTAGAAACGCTCCGGCGGGCCGTCTTGAATGCCGCGTACTCGGGGGAATTGAACGATAAGATCGAGGAGCTTGCTGGTGTCTGA
- a CDS encoding class I SAM-dependent DNA methyltransferase encodes MSDSRRLVDKLWSYCNVLRDDGVGTIEYTEQLTYLLFLKMAHERANRELNPQQIIPPEYSWQTLLDAKGDALETQYRHILEELGKRPGVLGTIFRKAQNRIQDPAKLKRLIVDLIDKENWSATGTDIKGDAYEGLLSKGAEDIKSGAGQYFTPRAVIQAIVDCVQPTVKDTVVDPAAGTAGFLLAAHEFASRGSESMTRTEKNHLQHDFAYGYELVDGTARLAAMNMLLHGIGNPAGNSLIEVRDALISDPGQRWSVVLSNPPFGRKSSLAMVGADGLEAREDRAIERQDFVVTTSNKQFNFLQHIATILDINGRAAVVLPDNVLFEGGAGETLRRRLLRDFDLHTMLRLPTGIFYAQGVKANVLFFDKKPAAERPWTDRLWIYDLRTNQHFTLKQNPLRRQHLDDFVECYAPGKARSERIESERFRSFTYTELVARDKVNFDITWLRDESLEDTDNLPAPHLIAREIIEDLTAALVELEAVAAALEPATGGTPA; translated from the coding sequence GTGTCTGACTCGCGTCGTTTGGTCGACAAGCTGTGGTCCTACTGCAACGTGTTGCGTGACGACGGCGTTGGCACGATCGAGTACACCGAACAGCTCACCTATCTGCTCTTCCTCAAGATGGCGCATGAACGTGCCAACCGCGAGCTCAACCCGCAGCAGATCATCCCGCCGGAGTACTCTTGGCAGACGTTGCTGGACGCCAAGGGCGACGCGCTGGAGACGCAGTACCGACACATCCTGGAAGAGCTCGGGAAACGGCCGGGAGTACTAGGCACGATCTTCCGCAAGGCCCAAAATCGCATCCAGGACCCTGCCAAGCTGAAGCGGCTCATCGTCGATCTCATCGACAAGGAGAACTGGTCGGCCACCGGGACCGACATCAAAGGCGACGCCTACGAAGGGCTGCTGTCCAAAGGGGCCGAAGACATCAAGTCCGGCGCTGGGCAGTACTTCACGCCACGAGCGGTAATCCAGGCGATTGTTGACTGTGTCCAGCCGACGGTTAAGGACACCGTGGTTGACCCGGCGGCAGGGACCGCGGGCTTCCTCCTCGCCGCGCACGAATTCGCATCACGCGGTTCGGAGTCGATGACCCGAACCGAGAAGAATCACCTCCAGCACGACTTCGCCTACGGCTACGAGCTTGTCGACGGGACAGCCCGCCTCGCCGCGATGAACATGCTTCTACACGGCATTGGAAACCCCGCTGGCAACTCGCTAATCGAGGTGCGTGACGCGCTGATCTCCGATCCCGGCCAACGCTGGTCGGTTGTCTTGTCCAACCCTCCGTTCGGTCGCAAATCCTCGTTGGCGATGGTTGGAGCTGACGGGCTCGAAGCACGCGAGGACCGCGCGATCGAACGGCAGGACTTCGTCGTCACCACATCGAACAAACAGTTCAACTTCCTTCAACACATCGCGACGATCCTGGACATCAACGGCCGTGCTGCCGTCGTACTCCCGGACAACGTACTGTTCGAAGGTGGGGCCGGCGAGACTCTGCGACGCAGGCTGCTACGTGACTTCGACCTGCACACCATGCTGCGCCTGCCAACCGGCATCTTCTACGCCCAAGGCGTCAAGGCGAACGTACTGTTCTTCGATAAGAAACCCGCAGCCGAACGCCCATGGACCGATAGGCTCTGGATCTACGATCTGCGCACCAACCAACACTTCACTCTCAAGCAGAACCCACTTCGTCGCCAACACCTGGACGACTTCGTCGAGTGCTATGCACCTGGAAAGGCCCGCTCGGAACGAATTGAGTCCGAGCGATTCAGGTCATTCACATACACCGAACTAGTTGCACGAGACAAGGTCAACTTCGACATCACGTGGCTCCGTGATGAGTCGCTCGAGGACACCGATAATCTCCCAGCACCTCACCTTATCGCCCGCGAGATCATCGAGGACCTCACCGCGGCGCTGGTCGAACTCGAAGCCGTCGCCGCGGCGCTCGAACCTGCAACTGGCGGAACGCCCGCCTGA
- a CDS encoding NucA/NucB deoxyribonuclease domain-containing protein, translating to MATKTKGGLLLPVLIVAVVAVVAVPGLRDKALGLFGGLTGGTELVGTGETQFMVASSAASQVHKCTPQQGLADQQCDDLKFVIFDAARMPFITRNISTAWAAGKPGVLTKDATAEAANRKQVCLASFPRPHGGQCDEFPFAATRQGGAGAQEHEVPARENQCQGGTLSTRYRAAGIKDGDDFLVVIIHPDQIASGPFQGIDIAKDLTCG from the coding sequence GTGGCTACGAAGACCAAGGGCGGACTGCTGTTGCCCGTCCTGATCGTTGCTGTGGTGGCCGTGGTCGCCGTTCCCGGATTGCGAGACAAGGCTCTTGGCCTGTTCGGTGGTCTCACCGGCGGCACAGAGTTGGTGGGAACGGGTGAGACTCAGTTCATGGTCGCCTCATCGGCGGCATCCCAGGTACACAAGTGCACCCCACAACAAGGGCTGGCCGACCAGCAGTGCGACGACCTGAAGTTCGTGATCTTCGACGCGGCGCGAATGCCGTTCATCACGCGCAACATCTCGACAGCGTGGGCAGCGGGCAAGCCAGGCGTGCTGACGAAAGATGCGACCGCGGAAGCTGCCAACCGCAAACAAGTCTGTCTGGCTAGCTTCCCCAGGCCGCACGGCGGGCAATGCGACGAGTTCCCCTTCGCTGCCACTCGTCAGGGTGGAGCTGGCGCTCAGGAGCATGAGGTTCCCGCGCGGGAAAACCAATGCCAGGGCGGCACTCTGTCCACCCGGTATCGTGCAGCTGGGATCAAGGATGGGGATGACTTCCTGGTGGTCATCATTCACCCGGACCAGATCGCCTCCGGCCCGTTCCAGGGGATCGACATCGCGAAGGACCTGACCTGCGGATGA
- a CDS encoding NYN domain-containing protein: MAGENAARLAVLIDADNARPSITEGLLAEVAKYGTAHVKRAYGDWTGTSLKGWKDHLLAQSIQPIQQFAYTTGKNATDAAMVIDAMDLLYSGRFDGFCIVSSDSDFTRLAARLRESGLTVYGFGERKTPQPFVAACDKFLYTENLTYAHGPTAPQEAVPKPKAATPAAQLKADTELVNQLRNAVEAASDDDGWAPLASVGNIITKQRPDFDSRNYGYAKLSDLITATTLFELDRRSPGDGKSAVIYTRDKRCRPDE, from the coding sequence ATGGCCGGCGAGAACGCAGCCAGGCTCGCGGTGCTGATCGACGCGGACAACGCGCGGCCGTCGATCACCGAAGGCTTGCTGGCCGAGGTCGCCAAGTACGGCACCGCGCATGTCAAACGCGCGTACGGCGACTGGACCGGCACGAGTCTCAAGGGGTGGAAGGATCACCTGCTGGCCCAGTCGATCCAGCCCATTCAGCAGTTCGCCTACACGACCGGGAAGAACGCCACTGACGCGGCAATGGTCATCGACGCGATGGACCTGTTGTACTCGGGTCGCTTCGACGGATTCTGCATCGTCTCCAGCGACAGCGACTTCACCCGGCTTGCCGCGCGGCTGCGCGAGTCCGGTCTTACCGTGTACGGATTCGGCGAACGCAAGACGCCCCAGCCCTTCGTCGCGGCCTGCGACAAGTTCCTCTACACCGAGAACCTCACGTACGCCCACGGTCCCACCGCACCGCAGGAAGCCGTACCCAAGCCGAAAGCCGCCACGCCCGCCGCACAGCTCAAAGCAGACACCGAGCTGGTGAACCAGCTGCGCAACGCCGTCGAGGCCGCCTCTGACGATGACGGCTGGGCTCCGCTCGCATCCGTAGGCAACATCATCACCAAGCAACGCCCGGATTTCGATTCCCGCAACTACGGCTATGCCAAGCTCAGCGACCTGATCACCGCGACCACGCTGTTCGAGCTGGATCGCCGCAGCCCCGGCGACGGCAAGTCAGCAGTCATCTACACGCGCGACAAGCGATGCCGGCCTGACGAGTAG
- a CDS encoding PadR family transcriptional regulator yields the protein MTKKTRAVLSALLAEPDKGLYGLEIYERTGLMPGTTYPVLLRLQTAGLVCSRWEDADPANPCRPRRRYYQLTDQGFAAAPAKLAEVTGLIGLLRRWLRWMPQPAAQVATSVTSARN from the coding sequence ATGACGAAGAAAACTCGAGCCGTCTTGAGCGCCCTCCTTGCCGAGCCGGACAAAGGACTGTACGGCCTGGAGATCTACGAACGAACCGGGCTAATGCCCGGAACGACCTACCCGGTTCTCCTTCGATTGCAGACCGCAGGGTTGGTGTGCTCCCGCTGGGAAGACGCTGACCCAGCCAACCCCTGTCGGCCACGTCGCCGGTACTACCAGCTCACCGACCAAGGGTTCGCTGCTGCACCAGCGAAGCTGGCCGAGGTGACCGGCCTGATTGGACTCCTACGCCGTTGGCTCAGGTGGATGCCACAGCCTGCAGCGCAGGTCGCCACCTCGGTCACGTCCGCGAGGAACTAG
- a CDS encoding phosphotransferase family protein has protein sequence MDRDTIPHDLLTELRVLHRERPEALDTDLPEYGLIPITGGRNNRVYRWSSPRGLVCLKLYRTDKRDRARCEWTALRHLADHGVTAASTALWHDPHPELPAVGLRFVPGRPVTALDRPSIALPAMVTALDQIRQVPLGPFASLGRLDSVSDFIRRITMWPEQLRQYPDEPLSRDMAALIGIWHNRGDAAVLAEPAPRVLSHGDGNLDNWHWHDFISTIYALDWEFAGHSDAAYDAAELIEHPSARAIDDDLWLAFLPELGVNDGQARRRFVAARRTAALRWLAVRWKRRDTNASAFEQQLHRTRSLITGDHG, from the coding sequence TTGGACCGCGACACCATCCCGCACGACCTGCTGACCGAGCTGCGCGTTCTGCACCGAGAGCGACCGGAGGCTCTGGACACGGACCTGCCGGAGTACGGATTGATCCCGATCACCGGTGGCCGGAACAACCGCGTCTACCGCTGGAGCAGTCCTCGTGGCCTGGTCTGCCTCAAGCTCTACCGCACCGACAAGCGCGACCGCGCCCGCTGCGAATGGACAGCCCTGCGGCACCTCGCCGACCACGGCGTCACCGCCGCGTCCACGGCGTTGTGGCACGACCCGCATCCCGAACTGCCCGCCGTCGGCTTGAGGTTCGTACCTGGACGGCCCGTCACCGCGTTGGACAGGCCGAGCATCGCTCTCCCCGCGATGGTCACCGCCCTCGACCAGATCCGCCAGGTTCCGCTCGGACCGTTCGCCAGCCTGGGCCGGCTGGACTCGGTGAGCGACTTCATCCGGCGCATCACCATGTGGCCCGAGCAACTCCGCCAGTACCCCGACGAACCACTCAGCCGCGACATGGCCGCGCTGATCGGGATCTGGCACAACCGCGGCGACGCCGCCGTGCTCGCCGAACCGGCCCCACGTGTGCTCTCCCACGGCGACGGCAACCTCGACAACTGGCACTGGCACGACTTCATCAGCACCATCTATGCGCTGGACTGGGAGTTCGCAGGACACTCCGACGCCGCCTACGACGCGGCGGAACTCATCGAGCATCCCAGCGCACGTGCGATCGACGACGACCTGTGGCTCGCGTTCCTTCCCGAGCTCGGGGTCAACGACGGCCAGGCGCGCCGCCGTTTCGTCGCCGCGCGCCGCACCGCCGCCCTGCGCTGGTTGGCCGTCCGCTGGAAACGACGCGACACCAACGCGTCCGCCTTCGAGCAGCAGCTACACCGCACCCGAAGCCTGATTACAGGCGACCACGGATAA
- a CDS encoding inositol monophosphatase family protein: MPSPNLDHALTAAQRAIDLAVQHALSHQPTHITTKGDRDVVTNVDVAVENLIRDRLSNWDPAVGFVGEENGASGDENTYWVLDPIDGTINFSHGSPLCAIALGLVHDDQPLLGVTAVPFLGHRYWAVTGEGAYRDGDPITVSTTASLDTALIGMCDYGSGPDASTRDRLCSDLDQRLTGQAQGVRRLGTTALELVWVADGTLDASILFGNRAWDTASGAIIAREAGALVLDADGSPHSTRSRCTLATTPALAEALLPMMEVARNTTYWPQPAGTP, translated from the coding sequence ATGCCCTCCCCAAATCTTGATCACGCTCTCACGGCCGCGCAGCGCGCGATCGATCTCGCCGTCCAACACGCTCTGAGCCACCAGCCGACGCACATCACCACCAAAGGCGACCGCGATGTCGTGACCAACGTCGACGTGGCCGTCGAAAACCTCATCAGGGACCGGCTGAGCAACTGGGATCCCGCCGTCGGCTTCGTGGGCGAGGAAAACGGAGCCTCCGGCGACGAGAACACCTATTGGGTCCTCGACCCGATCGACGGCACCATCAACTTCTCCCACGGCAGCCCGCTGTGCGCCATCGCCCTCGGCCTCGTCCACGACGACCAACCGCTGCTCGGCGTCACGGCTGTCCCGTTCCTCGGACACCGCTACTGGGCCGTCACGGGCGAAGGCGCCTACCGAGACGGGGACCCCATCACCGTCTCCACGACCGCCAGCCTCGACACCGCGCTCATCGGAATGTGCGACTACGGAAGCGGACCCGACGCCAGCACCCGCGACCGGCTCTGCAGCGACCTCGACCAGCGCCTGACCGGCCAAGCCCAAGGAGTCCGTCGCCTGGGCACCACCGCGCTCGAACTGGTCTGGGTCGCCGACGGCACCCTCGACGCCAGCATCCTGTTCGGCAACCGTGCCTGGGACACCGCCTCCGGAGCGATCATCGCGCGCGAAGCCGGCGCCCTCGTCCTCGACGCCGACGGCAGCCCGCACTCCACCCGTTCACGCTGCACACTGGCGACCACGCCCGCGCTCGCAGAGGCGCTCTTGCCGATGATGGAGGTCGCCCGCAATACGACCTACTGGCCGCAGCCGGCGGGCACCCCGTGA
- a CDS encoding NUDIX domain-containing protein: MSEPDTPAIGPRVRVYALVGQNDRLLIVEYPGHDALPGGAVRAGEPVEQALRRTLLDQLGVTIAELDFCAVVEHGTNEPGETPASEMVVLFDVTLTDADHLIDSAQPHRWANEHDLSALRPQAVQDGLVAGTLSAEHPWRAWTP; the protein is encoded by the coding sequence ATGAGCGAACCCGACACCCCGGCCATCGGCCCCCGAGTCCGGGTCTACGCCCTCGTCGGGCAGAACGACCGCCTGCTCATCGTCGAGTACCCCGGCCACGACGCGCTGCCGGGCGGCGCGGTCCGTGCCGGTGAACCCGTCGAGCAGGCACTCCGCAGAACCTTGCTCGATCAGCTTGGCGTGACCATCGCCGAGCTGGACTTCTGCGCCGTTGTCGAACACGGCACCAACGAGCCCGGCGAAACGCCCGCCTCCGAGATGGTCGTCCTGTTCGACGTGACGCTCACCGACGCCGACCACCTCATCGACTCGGCGCAACCGCATCGGTGGGCCAACGAACACGATCTCTCCGCTCTGCGCCCCCAAGCGGTTCAGGACGGGCTGGTCGCAGGCACGCTGTCGGCCGAACACCCGTGGCGGGCGTGGACGCCATGA
- a CDS encoding 7-carboxy-7-deazaguanine synthase QueE: MSDVDRELVVNETFGPTFQGEGPSTGRYAHFIRLFGCHLSCTWCDSPQTHDASRYDLDAEQRILSLEDVLSWLAADPADLLVITGGEPLLQPHVVGRLLGAIRERALATDIEIETSGTIAPTDMITQAVTRFNVSPKLAHSGLRRHQRIRPAVLRDLADSGKAVWKFVVQELDDLDEIQELVDAYGLHPVWVMPEGTDSSTVLARMQMLADPVLARRWNLSTRLHTLLWENDRGR; the protein is encoded by the coding sequence GTGTCCGATGTGGACCGAGAACTTGTGGTCAACGAAACGTTCGGTCCGACCTTCCAAGGCGAGGGACCGAGCACCGGTCGCTACGCCCACTTCATCCGGCTGTTCGGCTGCCACCTGTCGTGCACCTGGTGTGATAGTCCGCAGACCCATGACGCCAGCCGCTATGACCTCGACGCCGAGCAGCGGATCCTCTCGCTCGAGGACGTCCTGTCCTGGCTCGCCGCTGACCCGGCCGACCTGCTGGTGATCACGGGCGGCGAGCCGCTGCTGCAGCCGCACGTTGTGGGCCGGCTGCTGGGGGCGATCCGGGAGCGTGCGCTCGCCACCGACATCGAGATCGAGACATCCGGCACCATCGCGCCCACGGACATGATCACCCAGGCGGTGACACGGTTCAACGTCTCGCCGAAGCTCGCGCATTCGGGGCTGCGCCGGCATCAACGCATCCGCCCCGCAGTGCTACGCGACCTCGCCGACAGCGGGAAGGCCGTTTGGAAGTTCGTGGTCCAGGAGCTCGACGACTTGGACGAGATCCAGGAACTTGTAGACGCCTACGGCCTTCACCCGGTCTGGGTCATGCCGGAGGGCACGGACAGCTCCACCGTCCTGGCACGGATGCAGATGCTGGCCGATCCGGTCCTGGCACGCCGCTGGAACCTGTCGACCCGGCTCCACACCCTGCTGTGGGAGAACGACCGTGGCCGCTGA
- a CDS encoding 6-pyruvoyl trahydropterin synthase family protein, translated as MLGTETTDHATASPAALVTDDPTPTAHQITIEHTFETAHRLPHLGGKCTSLHGHSWRVAVQVIAPTLSDDATVVEFGALKAGVREWIDTYLDHGTMLGAQDPLAVQLYVAKCKVFRFGADSYQTVDDAELLATDLAWPTVEAVAVLLRRVSQAALAALPCAPGARVGRVFVRETHLNTATYGPADTP; from the coding sequence ATGCTCGGCACGGAGACAACCGATCACGCCACCGCCAGCCCAGCGGCCCTCGTGACGGACGATCCCACGCCGACCGCCCACCAGATCACCATCGAGCACACCTTCGAAACCGCGCATCGCCTGCCGCACCTGGGCGGCAAGTGCACCAGCCTGCACGGACATTCCTGGCGGGTCGCAGTGCAGGTGATCGCCCCAACCCTGAGCGACGATGCCACCGTCGTGGAGTTCGGCGCCCTCAAAGCCGGAGTCCGGGAGTGGATCGACACCTACCTCGATCACGGCACCATGCTCGGCGCCCAAGACCCACTCGCTGTGCAACTCTACGTCGCGAAGTGCAAAGTCTTCCGGTTCGGCGCAGATAGCTACCAGACGGTCGACGATGCGGAGCTGCTAGCCACCGATTTGGCCTGGCCCACCGTCGAAGCTGTCGCGGTCTTGCTGCGACGCGTGAGCCAGGCCGCGCTCGCCGCACTGCCCTGCGCTCCCGGTGCCCGCGTCGGCCGGGTGTTCGTACGCGAAACACACCTCAACACCGCGACCTACGGACCGGCGGACACACCGTGA
- a CDS encoding RNA polymerase-binding protein RbpA, translating into MSRGTLRGYRWGHTTVEPDRYTGPVPRVTARFACTRGHEFAVHFAVEAELPASWSCRQHGVEGCARIDATASAEAKSKGKPPRTHLTMLYERRSVAELEVLLADTLAAIRRQGGVQPGCVQFGDKTYSFRYDG; encoded by the coding sequence ATGTCGAGAGGAACGCTGCGTGGCTACCGCTGGGGCCACACGACGGTTGAACCCGATCGCTACACCGGACCTGTCCCGCGTGTGACCGCCCGGTTCGCGTGCACGCGCGGGCACGAGTTCGCGGTGCACTTCGCAGTGGAAGCGGAGCTGCCCGCGAGCTGGAGCTGTCGTCAGCACGGCGTCGAGGGCTGCGCTCGAATCGACGCCACAGCTTCGGCGGAGGCCAAGAGCAAAGGCAAACCCCCTCGCACCCACCTGACGATGCTGTACGAGCGACGCAGCGTGGCCGAGCTGGAGGTTCTGCTCGCCGACACGCTTGCGGCAATCCGCAGACAGGGAGGCGTCCAGCCGGGCTGTGTGCAGTTTGGGGACAAGACGTATTCGTTCCGCTACGACGGCTGA
- a CDS encoding helix-turn-helix domain-containing protein: protein MTKVEKGKRVTGSARTRMGADLKKKYEKGASIRTLARLTGRSYGFVHRILSESGVQLRARGGGPHRRRSQTIRTARSSRQIGAG, encoded by the coding sequence GTGACGAAGGTCGAGAAGGGGAAGCGGGTCACCGGTTCCGCGCGGACTCGTATGGGCGCGGACCTGAAGAAGAAGTACGAGAAGGGTGCCAGCATCCGCACCTTGGCCAGGCTGACTGGGCGCTCGTACGGCTTCGTACACCGGATCCTGTCCGAGTCCGGAGTCCAGTTGCGCGCACGCGGCGGCGGTCCCCACCGTCGGCGCAGCCAAACCATACGGACCGCGCGCTCGAGTCGGCAGATCGGAGCTGGGTAG
- a CDS encoding helix-turn-helix domain-containing protein, with translation MATQPLSPFADCRHAAGYTQETFADKLGVDRTTVGRWERGVQSPQPWQRPDLATALDISLDHLDDLLRRTKRHTNPSAVLEPFLTPGPSLSPPLADYQTGLVNAFSGDDAVRAAIPRLRRALDTIDLPDDGPTHSLAELAAEVAGMIEHRLEARYVEMAWRLPGLISELARARAGSRHGVRDAAMLLTLALRAADGVAYKFGYLDLSARIIDLMRVSALAAEDPLLIAAVAYVRTETFFATGDLTSASRMLMVAADELSADLGTSASSAAAFGALHMRAAVVAGRGGKHDVSWDHLGEAHRAARQAPEGVYFGTAFGPASVRIHELAVAVELGDNPAAVERAAAWHPPAHLPAERRSHYYIDLARAQLRLGHHQDAFLGLEAARRVAPQHVREHPQVRQTLSALLRTHGSHDDRLLELAAWARAR, from the coding sequence ATGGCAACCCAACCGTTGAGCCCGTTCGCCGACTGCCGCCACGCCGCTGGCTACACCCAGGAGACCTTCGCCGACAAGCTGGGTGTCGACCGCACAACCGTCGGACGGTGGGAACGCGGTGTGCAATCTCCCCAACCGTGGCAACGTCCCGACCTTGCCACAGCACTGGACATCAGCCTAGATCATCTCGACGACCTGCTTCGGCGAACGAAACGGCACACAAATCCGTCCGCCGTTCTCGAACCATTCCTAACGCCCGGTCCTTCACTCTCCCCGCCTCTCGCCGACTATCAGACGGGGCTGGTCAACGCGTTCTCCGGTGACGACGCCGTGCGCGCCGCCATCCCGCGCCTACGGCGGGCACTCGACACCATCGATCTCCCCGACGACGGACCTACCCACTCCCTCGCCGAACTCGCGGCCGAGGTCGCCGGAATGATCGAGCACCGCCTGGAGGCGCGCTATGTGGAGATGGCGTGGCGTCTGCCCGGACTGATCTCCGAGCTGGCGCGGGCACGCGCTGGTTCCCGTCACGGCGTGCGCGACGCCGCAATGCTGCTGACCCTGGCCCTCCGAGCGGCCGACGGCGTGGCTTACAAGTTCGGCTACCTCGACCTATCCGCCCGGATCATCGACCTCATGCGCGTGTCCGCCCTGGCTGCCGAGGATCCGCTGCTGATAGCTGCCGTCGCCTACGTACGTACCGAGACGTTCTTCGCCACGGGTGACCTGACATCGGCCTCACGGATGCTGATGGTCGCCGCGGACGAGCTATCGGCCGACCTCGGCACGTCGGCGTCCTCGGCCGCGGCCTTCGGTGCCTTGCACATGCGAGCCGCCGTCGTCGCCGGCCGCGGTGGCAAGCACGACGTGTCGTGGGATCACCTCGGCGAGGCTCATCGAGCCGCCCGCCAGGCGCCTGAAGGTGTCTACTTCGGCACGGCCTTCGGACCGGCGTCGGTACGCATCCACGAGCTCGCGGTCGCCGTCGAGCTGGGCGACAACCCGGCGGCGGTGGAACGGGCGGCGGCCTGGCACCCACCGGCCCATCTCCCGGCCGAACGGCGCTCGCACTACTACATCGATCTCGCTCGCGCCCAGCTTCGCCTTGGCCATCACCAGGACGCCTTTCTCGGTCTGGAAGCCGCCCGCCGGGTCGCCCCGCAGCACGTTCGCGAGCACCCCCAGGTTCGGCAGACGCTGTCGGCGCTGCTACGAACTCACGGGTCACACGACGACCGCCTGTTGGAGCTGGCTGCTTGGGCTCGCGCGCGTTGA